One Drosophila willistoni isolate 14030-0811.24 chromosome 2R unlocalized genomic scaffold, UCI_dwil_1.1 Seg167, whole genome shotgun sequence DNA segment encodes these proteins:
- the LOC6641849 gene encoding 60S ribosomal protein L9 encodes MRTINSNQCVKIPKDIKASVKARVVTIVGTRGTLKRSFKHLALDMYMSDKRTLKVEKWFGTKKELAAVRTVCSHIENMIKGVTFGFQYKMRAVYAHFPINCVTSENNTVIEIRNFLGEKYIRRVEMAAGVTVVNSTAQKDELIVEGNDIEAVSGSAALIQQSTTVKNKDIRKFLDGLYVSEKTTVVKTEA; translated from the exons ATGCGAACGATCAACTCGAACCAATGTGTGAAAATCCCCAAGGATATCAAGGCCTCAGTGAAGGCCCGTGTGGTCACCATTGTCGGCACCCGCGGCACTCTAAAGCGTAGCTTTAAACACTTGGCCCTGGATATGTACATGTCGGACAAGAGGACGCTGAAGGTAGAGAAATGGTTTGGTACCAAGAAGGAGCTCGCTGCCGTCCGTACTGTCTGCAGTCACATTGAAAACATGATCAAGG GAGTGACTTTTGGCTTCCAGTACAAAATGCGCGCTGTATATGCCCATTTCCCCATTAACTGCGTCACATCGGAGAACAACACCGTCATTGAAATCCGTAATTTCTTGGGTGAAAAGTACATTCGTCGTGTCGAGATGGCAGCTGGTGTGACCGTTGTCAATTCTACCGCCCAAAAGGATGAACTTATTGTTGAGGGCAACGACATTGAAGCTGTCTCCGGATCAGCTGCACTCATCCAGCAATCTACTACCGTCAAGAACAAGGATATCCGTAAGTTCCTTGACGGTCTGTATGTCTCTGAAAAGACGACCGTAGTGAAGACGGAAGCTTAG
- the LOC6641983 gene encoding protein aubergine — protein MNNLPSNSGHSRGRGRGTKKNEEVTRGLGSQLGQPSSSSGSQQHQVRAAAAASSLGNEPPKQLHEGSGSQSTTETLKSRETEGSGEARGSVRGRRVITDVVHSRPQGLVTKTGLSGTRTTVQTNYFKLLTTPNWTIYQYRVDFVPDVDNTRLRRGLLSEHRNLLGGYIFDGTVMFCSTAFKPVPKSAYVLELVTTSRSGERFEVKIKHVGTVESGDSQQFQVLNLILRRAMEGLNLQLVSRNFFDPKAKINLENYRMELWPGYQTSIRQHESDILLCSEVAHKVMRTDTLFNILSETIRENDDYQAAFKRQVIGMVVFTDYNNKTYRVDEVDFDSSPLSTFATKNGKISYVEYYKTRYNITIRDCKQPMIVCNPTEKNIRGGVDQLIMLIPELARATGMTDAMRSNFRLMKAMSEYTRLAPDRRIERLRAFNSRLKSSAQSMEVLKSWNIDLDVALVEIPARVLQPERILFGNQARFMCDHRADWSFEFRKNSMFSHMDIKRWYVITPQRHKREAQDFVKLCIRAASGMKMLIAEPRYEEIPDDRNSAYSRAIDDTTAKDPQIVMLVLKTPNEEKYSCIKKRACVDRPVPSQVVTLKTIAPRQERAGGLMSIATKVVIQMNAKLMGAPWMIELPLRGLMTVGFDVCHSPKSKNKSYGALVATMDMKESQRYYSSVTEHMKGQELSNQMSMNMTYALKAYRDLHGALPERILFFRDGVGDGQLHQVFNTEVKFLKAKLDEIYKSAGKPEGSRMAFVVVAKRINTRYFVNRRNPVPGTVVDDVITLPERYDFFLVSQAVNQGTVSPTNYNVIHDNMGLSADKIQMLAYKMTHMYYNWSGSCRVPAVCQYAHKLAFLVAESINRAPSAALENQLYFL, from the exons atgaataaTTTGCCATCTAATTCTGGTCACTCCCGTGGCCGAGGTCGTGgaactaaaaaaaatgaagaagtAACTCGTGGCTTGGGGTCTCAATTg gGACAGCCTTCCAGTTCAAGCGGGAGTCAGCAGCATCAAGTAagagcagctgctgctgcttcttcctTAGGCAACGAACCTCCGAAGCAGTTGCATGAAGGTTCAGGCAGTCAAAGTACTACCGAGACCCTGAAATCTCGCGAGACTGAAGGAAGTG gTGAAGCACGTGGATCTGTTCGCGGTCGCCGCGTAATAACGGACGTTGTACACTCTCGCCCTCAGGGATTGGTGACCAAAACGGGATTGTCGGGCACAAGAACTACCGTCCAAACCAATTATTTTAAGCTTTTGACCACCCCGAATTGGACGATTTACCAATACCGAGTGGACTTTGTTCCGGACGTAGATAATACTCGCTTGCGGCGTGGGTTGTTATCGGAACACAGGAATCTTCTGGGCGGTTACATATTTGATGGAACCGTCATGTTTTGCTCAACAGCTTTCAAGCCTGTGCCCAAAAGTGCATACGTTTTGGAGTTGGTGACCACAAGTCGCTCGGGTGAGAGATTTGAggtcaaaataaaacatgtCGGAACTGTGGAATCCGGCGATTCTCAGCAATTTCAGGTTCTCAATCTGATTCTGCGTCGAGCCATGGAGGGTTTGAATTTGCAGCTGGTCTCACGGAATTTTTTTGACCCGAAGGCCAAG ATTAACCTGGAGAACTACCGCATGGAATTATGGCCCGGATATCAAACTTCTATTCGCCAGCACGAATCGGACATATTGCTGTGCTCTGAGGTTGCACATAAGGTGATGAGAACTGACACCTTGTTTAACATTTTGTCCGAGACGATTCGTGAGAATGACGATTATCAAGCTGCATTCAAGCGACAAGTAATTG GCATGGTTGTTTTCACGGATTACAACAATAAAACGTACCGTGTAGATGAGGTTGACTTCGACTCGTCTCCATTATCGACATTTGCTACCAAAAATGGGAAGATCAGCTACGTGGAATACTATAAAACG CGTTATAACATCACCATCAGGGACTGCAAGCAGCCAATGATTGTGTGCAATCCGACAGAGAAAAATATTCGCGGTGGAGTGGATCAGCTCATTATGTTGATTCCCGAATTGGCTCGTGCCACTGGAATGACAGACGCTATGCGTTCCAATTTTAG GCTGATGAAGGCAATGAGTGAGTACACCCGATTAGCTCCTGATCGCCGTATTGAGCGCCTCCGTGCTTTCAATAGCCGCCTGAAATCATCTGCACAGAGCATGGAAGTCCTAAAATCGTGGAATATTGACCTGGATGTTGCGTTGGTTGAGATACCGGCACGTGTATTACAACCAGAAAGGATTCTTTTCGGGAACCAGGCGCGGTTCATGTGCGACCATCGCGCAGATTGGTCATTCGAGTTTCGTAAGAATTCCATGTTCAGCCACATGGATATTAAGAGGTGGTATGTAATAACACCGCAACGTCATAAGCGCGAGGCTCAAGATTTCGTTAAACTGTGCATTCGAGCAGCTTCTGGCATGAAGATGTTGATTGCCGAACCACGATA TGAGGAAATTCCCGATGACCGCAATAGCGCCTATTCTCGAGCTATTGACGATACCACAGCGAAGGATCCGCAAATTGTAATGCTTGTTCTGAAAACTCCTAATGAAGAAAA GTATAGTTGCATCAAGAAGCGAGCTTGTGTGGATCGCCCTGTGCCGTCGCAAGTTGTGACGCTGAAAACCATTGCCCCGCGTCAAGAAAGGGCTGGCGGTTTGATGTCGATCGCCACAAAAGTTGTCATTCAAATGAATGCCAAGTTGATGGGCGCTCCGTGGATGATAGAGCTGCCTTTGCGTGGTCTAATGACGGTCGGCTTTGATGTGTGCCATTCCCCGAAGAGTAAGAACAAATCATATGGTGCTTTGGTAGCCACAATGGACATGAAAGAGTCTCAGCGCTACTACTCTTCGGTGACGGAGCACATGAAGGGACAGGAGTTGTCGAATCAGATGTCCATGAATATGACATACGCCTTAAAGGCTTACCGCGACTTGCATGGGGCTCTACCAGAGCGCATTCTCTTCTTCCGTGATGGTGTTGGCGATGGCCAACTTCATCAGGTTTTCAACACTGAAGTAAAATTCTTAAAGGCCAAGCTTGATGAAATTTACAAGTCGGCAGGCAAGCCTGAAGGCTCACGCATGGCCTTTGTTGTCGTCGCAAAACGCATTAATACTCGTTACTTTGTTAACAGGCGCAATCCCGTGCCGGGTACCGTAGTCGACGATGTTATTACATTGCCAGAGCGTTACGACTTTTTCCTAGTGTCACAGGCCGTCAATCAGGGAACGGTGTCACCAACAAACTACAACGTCATCCATGACAACATGGGACTCAGCGCTGATAAGATTCAGATGCTGGCATATAAAATGACCCACATGTACTACAATTGGTCTGGTTCTTGTCGTGTCCCTGCCGTATGCCAATATGCACACAAATTGGCTTTCCTTGTGGCCGAAAGCATCAATCGAGCCCCATCAGCAGCTTTGGAAAACCAGCTATACTTCTTATAA